Part of the Periophthalmus magnuspinnatus isolate fPerMag1 chromosome 23, fPerMag1.2.pri, whole genome shotgun sequence genome, CGATTTAGAACCCGATTTAGGACCCTTCTTCTCGACTTTGGGGAGGCGCGACCCGACTTTGGATGCTCATGTGCGATttgtcaccacggcaacagccaataaaatgtCAGCCTCAGGAGCAGACACAGTGATGGACACAGAGGCACAAAATACAAACTCAAGAAAATAATTAGGCGattttgtaaagttgtaacgttaAACTGCAGCATCTCATTCACTTTATCTATTGCAATTTGTCCTCCGCTAATAATGACCCCCCCAGTTCACAAAAACGttctataaaagtaaaaaaaacaagagtACTTCCTCACGCGTGTCATGCCGTGAGAATCGGGAAGTGAAGCTGCTTAAGATTAGcgatagtgactctacttcctgtgtagtTTATTGCCTTTTGTGCACtgaagcatttatctgaactattaCACCACATTTcataaataataacacagttttgacttgcatcTAAACTAGAAGTGCAATGCTCTGATCTTCTGGACATTTTAGACTCTCAAAACCTCAAAGAGTTATTTTACTTTAGACAGGAAACGGCTGACACGAGGTGCGCTCagaacttttagcttgtggtgtgcggtctcttTGCTGTCATATCCCGCTGCAGATTTTAACTTTCATAcgattctctttgtgtctgtggtcTACGCTTTCTGTCGCCTGTTTAAAAATCATTTtgagactgaaaaatcctgtaaaGTGTCGCAGCCTTACTTACCGTACTTACTTTACTCACTTGATTTAACAGCAGTACATTGTTTTccattgtttttattaaatgaaatatcaaaaaacatacattatacttttttttttcactgagaTCACAATATTGTAAgacctaggcctgtcacgagaacatattttgaagtttgatatgtcgctgaagtaaaaatacacaataaatgttaatactgAAGCGAATTATTGCCACTGGcgcaataatataataacaataagagcagatttaaaccacaaaaactattctaaatctacaatattgttaaaaaaaatcatgggctgtgataaataaacatcagaatgaaacactttagtgcttattttgcatctgtaatgagtcatacgcGTTATTAATTCAAGTTTCTATGACTCAGAGCTTATTATAAAgcccaaaaataaccaaaactttccaagtagtgcaaagaaactgtacacacgATCAGTACCGACCCCAAAAAATagtgttccaactttcatatattgaatgataagtcgatatagtgattatcgtgacaggccagcAAGCAAAATTAAatccttcctttctttttttggctgtttatttcacatttagtgCAGTTCAAGCTGGTTGCATAATGAATGAATGGTTCCCTATTAAACACTGGGACTTAAAGTGAATtaagtattttaatatttttgttcacAGAGTCagtaattgtgaataattacCGTAATATAAATTGTAAAGCTAAACGTGCCTTCCCTTTTACCGCACATAGCAAAACACATTGTTATTCCGTGAGGCACATTCATAATAGATTGCCTGGAAGACGGCTGAGGGAAATTTGTTACGCTGTCTGGGAAAATGATGAGTCGGACGTCTAACGCACACGTGTCCAAACTCCAGATGGGAAAAGCTCATTATAAAGCTTTACTCATAACTCATGAACATTTCCTTAAGCTTGATACACCTGGATTTAGCTGCAAAATCCCACTGcacacactttttattttagcattttcaaCTCAACGACTGTCACTCATTTGCGCTGTGTGATGTTCAGCGTCTTTATCtagaaaaatacagagaaagaaagatgccACTTACATGAATTTGTTAAAACCTTTGCCTGAATTGAAGGTTGAATTATAGAAGAGCTGTTTTGACTTGGGCTAAGTGAAAATCAGTGTACAGCGGCTAACAAGGCTAAAAGTCCAAGTTGGCACAgtcatttttgcagttttaattttccAAACTTCATTAAACGCGTCTTTATGCAGACTTCTAAACCTGTTCTCATTTAATCAGCTCTCTCGGGAATAGCTTCTGTATAATTAGCCTGAAACTTTCGTCACCATGGTTTCGGGAAAAGGGAAGAAACCGAGCGACGCAGAGAATCGCTGAGAGATGTGGAAACAGCTGATTTCAAGttaaattgaaatgaaattaaaatctATTCCCAAGTTGTACGTCACACCCACAGCGAATCCTCTCAGGCGAGCAGGCGGTTTTGATTAAGCAGATACTTTTGTGTTTATCTTTAAGCAAAACGACTTCTTGGTGCAACCTTCATTAGGCTTATCTATGTGGGATTGAATCAGTCACGTGGAAAAACAAATCTGTGCTGCCCACCATTAAAGGAACAGGAATTTACCTCTTAATTTTaccttataaatgtttttttttatcaattatCCATCATTTAGTCAAGTTAAGTCTGTCTTTTCTTTACCTTGAGGTTACACTGATTTAAGTGGTAGCTAAAAACATATTCCTTCTTGCCTTTTTGACATGCATTCAAGTGGACAGGTTTTAGGGCAAAGTGCTTAGACTGAAGTGAAACGTGTTACTCGCTGAGTGTGGACACAGCTGTTGTGCGGCAGATTGCAAACAGCAGCAAAATAGTCACCTGAGGCTGGCTTTTCTATTTGATCCTCGGATTTGTGTTGCAATTCTTAAACATTTAGAAGTACAAGTGAAGTGAAATGTTTCCACGTGTcatcatattcatatttttcacaatattgACCTAAATTGTGTGTTTTCTCGTTTTTATTTAGTATGAATTCAAGGCGAAGAATATCAAGAAGAAGAAAGTAAGCATCATGGTGTCAGTCGATGGAGTCAAAGTGGTGCTCAGAAAGAAGCAAAAAGTATGTTGTGTCATTATAATAACAAGCTGGCAATTACACCCATGGCTGTTTTAAAGTAttgtattttgctttttaaCAGAGGAAAGTATGGACATGGGACGAGAGCAAGATGCTGATCATGCATGACCCTATATACAGGTTAGATGTGTCCCAATGTCTTTCTTTTAGCTTCTTTTAACAGTTAATGAGCCTTTTGTGCATGTATCACATTAGAAATCGCACatatatttcacttttcaaataATACCAAAGCTGAAGATGCAGTTATAACGTTGCTCCCTCATTTTACCTCATGAAACTCCATTCATGCCACGCAGCAGATTTGGTAATGAATAATCCATAGCCAGTAGCATGTGCATATAGTTAGCATCCCATTTGCTGTTCTAAAAATAGATGCATTTAAACTTATGGCACTGAAATGGTTGCATAACTAACTAGCAAGAAGTTAGAACCGCTGTTTCCTGTTACGCGGCGCATCCTAGCACTGCGCTGGTTTATACTGTAACTTCAAAAACAGATCAATGAAAGTGTttcctctttattttttacagaatcTTCTATGTGTCTCACGACTCTCAGGACTTAAAGATTTTCAGCTACATCGCAAGAGATGGCTCCAACAATTCCTTCAGGTGTAATGTGTTCAAGTCCAAGAAAAAGGTAAAAGTCCACTgcgatttttttttgcaacttttattttgtacagtAAGGATTAAACTGTGATTGTGTTTACAGACCCAGGCCATGCGTATCGTCAGAACTGTGGGGCAGGCCTTCGAGGTGTGTCATAAAATCAGCCTGGAGCACGTTGAACAGGACGCAGACGGACAGGCGGACGGACAGACTGACACTGAAGGTAAGATATTCAGGAATCTTATTTGTGAAAACGCAAATATGGAGTTGTTTTACCTACAGAAATTAGAGCAGTTTCTTAGCGTTTCTCAAATTATCCGCTGCATTTTCACTGATTAAGGTTTACCCTCTTCAAAGCAAATGGAAGTCTGCCGCAATGTCAGTAGTAATGAGTGTAATTTGTCGTTCTAATGGCTCCTTGTCTGTGCACACTGAGTCGGAGATGTGTGATAGCGCGTCTCATTGTGGGGTCTGTATTTCCTGTTGTTGTTTCCCAAACGCATGGTGcctttgtttatttgttcttctgggtttttttgtgttttttttgcaccTCTTGTGTTTAAAGGGATgtcaatgttgttgttgtttgcgaTGTTCCCATTCAGGTCGTGAGCTGACAGGAGTCGACCgtggggacacagaggagagcaaCATCGAAGGAAAACAAGACGAGGGGCCTTCGGAGAGTGAGAGAGCAGTCAGTGAAATACTGCAAAGCCTGGCTGAACTTAGTGTGGTCAGACCCGGCCAGACTATAATAGTAAGACAAACTACCGTACGATTTGGACGATAAACATGTTTCAGATGTTGTTTTATGTGATTTCAACAGTGCGGAATAGGTAATGTGTGACAATATTACAATCAATTTTAGTTTATTAATAAAACCAGACATAAGAATAACATCCGGCCTCCTACACGTATAAATATTTTTATCTCTCTGCAAATTTCGTCTATGGGAAATTGCCCCCGCTTTAATTCATAGCTTTGGCCTTACTTGTGTTTCGATGCTTTTAGCTGGGCATACTGTTGCCAAACGGCTCATTGCTCTACAGAAGTGCTTTGTCATCTACTGCAGTACCTGGCCAAATCTTTGAGCGCACTGCACAGTGACTAATCACATCTGACATAAAATACTTAAGGCAGAAAGAGTTGGGATTTCTTGCATAAATTGTGGCGTTAAGAGTGAGATGCATTTGAAATTTGGTTTAACTGTTAGATGTAAAAGCAGAGTGTCTACGTTAACTTATGTTTGGGGGTTTCCCTGGTATAAAGAGAGGACAAAAATATTCCTATTTGCTGTTATGGGGGTTACCTAATCCCCCAAACCCATAATCCCATAAAGGAGGTTCAGAAACATCTGCTCGAAGAAGATAAGCAAAAATATGGGACCAGGGGAGAGAATAGTGTGGAGGATGGAGAGGTACAGGGAGCTGAGCCTCACAGAAATGGACAATGTCCCAACCAAACCTGTAAACTGCACTAAGTCATTCTGGTTACATTTTACACTGCATCATGAGACTGGATAATAGAGCATAATGTTTGTGTGGTAATGATTTATAAAAGTTTAGAAAGTCAGGTCTGGTGCTCTATTTTCAATTTCAAATCTGCACCTTGTAATTATAAGACAGACAACTGTACTTGATCAAATTTGCTTTCTATACTTGCTGGTATTGCTGTATTTATGGCGTACTactctgcccccttgtggtTTTGCCAGTGTGCTACAATATCTTGGGTTTAAATGTCCAGAACAACATTAAACACCTACTACATACACCTTTATATTGGAACATATCAAGTAAACAGACGAGACCCTGCAAAAATATAAGATCTAATATGAAAAATTTAGTATTTTGAACATCTTTATTGATCATTTGAATGTCCTGTCAACTAACTGTTTACCAATGTGGTTTGTGTTCTGCGTTACAAGGATTTTGACAGGGGATCCGTCTTCACTGTGATGTCCCAAGGCGCAACTCCCAGCAGCCCTTGCTCTCCGTTAGTCACTCCTCTGGCATCGCAGCACTATCTGCAGCTCCTACAGCAACagctacagcagcagcagcaacacacTCAAGTGGCCGTGGCACAGGTAATTATCACATGCATTCACTGTATTATTGAATCCACAGCGACATTGTTAAGACAGTGACACATGTAAGAATCAAATTATCTGCAATGTCACAGTGAAGAgttgaaatatttatatatatatatttaaacttttgtatttattgttgagttttttttttgcacctgcaaaaaaatattaaagtattttgcataatcgtgtTTAAATAGCTAGGGATTGCTTGAACTGACAATTTCCTAACTGTCCAGGcaatgctaaaaataaaaagtattattttttacactataaaatataaatttcaCCCAACCTGTATGAATTCCAACACAAGCCTTTAACTGGAAATAAGTCCAAATACATGTGCTCAAGGAATAGCTGGCCTAGAGAAGCTAAAACATGCATAAACTACACATGTTTACTCATTTACCCACTAGGGGGCATGACCACTACACATACAGCAACTTTCAATAATGTACATCATGTGGCCTTCCTCTAACATTCAAAATTATCCGTATATATATATCGACCCCAAGGCCTCTAAATCTATAAAGTGTATTAATAAACAGATGCCCGTGTGCAGGTGCAGTTGTTGAAGGACCAGATGGCAGCAGAGACGGCCGCTCGGATGGAGGCTCAGGCCCGAGTTCACCAGTTACTGCTGCAGAACAGAGACCTGCTCCAGCACATCACTGTCCTGGTGCAGCATCTTAAAGAACTGGAGGCACAGTCACCAAAAACACCCACAGCACCAGGACATACGTCTACTGAGCACGGTGAGTTCTGTCTATGCGCTTCAAGTGGATGAGTTTTAACATAATGGCTCTAAATTGAGGCTGTAGATAAGTGCTGGAACAAATTAAACCCAGGCACAAGGCTAAAGcagtaataatgtaataataaaggctGAATGCAGTATAATGAAATGCACAATTATAATAAGGATAATAAAGGCTGATGGAAAAACCTCAGTGACATTTTGTAATTACTAGAGAAAGACAAAATGGGGGTGAAATAGCAACATCATATTTATTTACacttgtttatttacaaaaaagtacagtttttttACGGGCTTTATTGtctaattcaattcaattcatctttattaacagtaaatatgtatattttaaaaagaaaaccaCGCCACTGTCTCCACATCTTGGACTGAAGCGTATTGCACTGAATGTTATATTTGTGAGTgacgtttttatttcattttcttacttattcagcctgcaaataaaactcTTAAAAGTTCTTAGTACAGCTTGCAAAGTGTCACAATATTCCATCGCGGCTTCCTCAGTCGCACCCGTAAAGCGTCATTATAAGCCACCTGCAGAGTTTGGAGAAATAAAATCAAGTTTTTTTCACCAGTgtgacaaaaatgtgtatagAACTTTATCTTGGTTAAGAGTTTAATAAGCAGAAATGTGCAAGAAAAACCTTTACCTTGCATGATCCTTTTTGTTTATGTAACTCACAATGAAATGTTAATCTtgacaacagtaaaaaaaacactgccccatgtattttttattaatgagGGCCAAGTATGAGATCCTCTGCAATCCCGTAATGATTTTGCTGtctgtattttatgtgttagATGGGCCAACGTCCAACTCGACATCCATCAAACCCTTGTCTCTGAACCTGAAGGATCACTACAGCGAGTCCTTGGATCAGCTCATCTCCTCCATGTCATCCTGGCCCGTCTCTCCTGGTCCGATGGACAGCGCCGAGTCCTACCTGAACCTGCTCAACCTCTGCAACAGCAATAAACCCGAGGCTGCGCTCACCGGCGACCCTTTTATTAAGACCAACGGCGCCGCAGACAATAAAGAGACCAGTAATGAGATTGTACCGTACACGTCACGGAACTCCACCAGCACGGATGAAAAGTAAGACACAGTTATATATGTTCATAAAATCGAAGCAACATATACAAAGTCGTTTTTTCTATTATTACTGCATGTATGGTTAACTATTAGATCATAACCCAAGACTCTTCATCcacataggcaaggcaagtttatttgtataggacAATTTGTACACAGAGTAATACAagtaagtgctttacagaataagaaaaacattaaaatcacaatacaaacagcccaaaacatgaataatgatcataaaattaacattaaaagagaagagagagaataaaCCCTTtgagtcacatgcacagataaacagaacaactttgagcctggatttaaacattgtcaaagtagaggcctgtctcacatcttcaggaagactgttccaggttttagctgcataaaactgaaacgcttattccacatgtttagtcctgactctgggcaccagcaggaggtcagtccctgaagtcctcagagtgtgagatggttcatgtggctctaacatgtggaaGATGTTCTTtagtgctggtccatggagagacttgttcacacagagctgctttaaagtctattctctgagccacaggagccagagacctgagcacaggacacatgtgtgaagtacttcctggttctagtcaggacccgagcagcagtgttctggatgtactgtcttaacgcttgtttggagagtccagtgtgCAACCGTACAtgtttatgaatgtgtttgtgtgagcgCTTATGCACAGATTGTCAGCCTTGCTTCTCTAAGTCTTCCCTAGAACAGAATATCTTGCCACCTTTGAGTGACTGAAGAGGGATTTAATTATCCACAAAGTTTGAATGCAACTTTGAACGCCTAGAAAAGCACTATGAACGAGTAATGCATTGTTTTCAATTTAATCACTGTTTTCAAAAAAGCACACTGACATCCTCTACATACTTTTGAGCCCACAATCAGGTTTATGGCCTGTACTGGTATTAGAGGCAAGAAGCACAACTCAGCAAAATGTCCAGCAGCTAATGCAAGCTGTAATCAGGCGACTGCagatacagaagggaggaggatcAGAAAGGTTAGGCCAagaacacatttgttttttgtatttaagtgtAGGAGTACCTTTATACATTGCTCCACATACAGTTTAACCTTTGATGTTAGCAATAGtattatatttttgcatatttttgtctttttaaattagTTTACATACATCTACATGAACCATCAAAATGAGTTACTGAgtattcaaaataaacaaatcaggtAGTCTTAAGATACTACTGTCTAtggagattattattattattattattattattattattattattattattattattattattattattattatcactgttATTATCACTGTTATTatcactgttattattattattattattattattatcatcatcactgttattattattattattattatttttattatgcagagagtattttacttctatggggtattaatggccaacacacatatttagatcaccgtgttaccttttattgttttggaaagaGTATACTtgcccaaaaacaacatattaacagtttcactttctttttgacgctctgagactccccttcctttgctctccgcctttagtcactcccccttcagagcaacaCAATCatctgcatcccactaatgaaactcgcACACATCTCATCAGTTTTGGCGAgtgtttgtgtgcagttttgtatcacgttttgtatatttatggagaattgtcatgtgggagcatgggtgacgtaggtttACGGGTAGAGCgctgcacagaatcttacagcgaaCAGTAGGGAGGGCTCGAATaggacctgggagagatcgtTAACATGCtgaaacgtgcatggatgacatctaaaacctcttcaggcatgttttttttttttttttttttaatgagagaacactgttataacatgagAAAGCTATAGaaatgattttgcataacacgctctgtttaatcacacatgttCCTGGACTTTAGATCTTTAAATCTAacccaaagaaaagaaagatggaGGCAAAGGGACAGCGGGGCATCTGCTGTTTCCATCACTGTATTATGTTCCCGTGGGTGTGTGAACAGAGGCCTTAATACTCCTTTTACTGTTATTAGTCTTATGCAACAGCGTACTCTCTTTGTTTCCAATTCACTCTTGTATTCGTTCATATAAAAATAGCGTCAACCTTGGAAAAAAGTAATTTATCTTTATATAAAACAAAGGCAATGATTTTGCTCATATACACCAGACATTAAACTTCATATTCTGTATTACCCTTTCTAAGTTTTTCTCTCACTGTTTGTATAAAtctgtaaaatatttttaactCCACTGGCTTATTCCAACGTGACTTGTCCCTCCTTCTTTCTAGCACATCACGGTACATTTTTATTACCTCCTTTTGGTGTTGTTTTCAGGATATCCCCAGAGAATCAATGTTTACTGCCTGAGTGGCCTTTATTTTATGTCCCTCGCACTCGCAGGCGGATacctttttttcctctctctttattACCTCCCTTAACAAACTGACTCTCTATAGGACGGTTCAGCCTATGGATTATAATGTTTGACTTTAATAATAGGCCAATCACTTTGTGTCTATAGATACACATCAAAACTAATTCTGCTGTAGAGACATAATTTGCCGGGAAACTGACCTCAGAGAAAGGTAAAGTCTGACAGATCggctttgtttttaaattatgttaCACTATACATTAACAAACTGAAGAATAAGagtgtaattttcagatttttattggATTACTTATGATAACGAAgcggaaatgtttttttttttaaatagctttGGCAAGAAATGGTAAAagaacctggacgactgaggtattacacagacatttggcAATAAAAGTTCCCCAAACAGTTCATAAAGCCACTAACATTCGGCCGTTGTAACCAGACGAGATGTTCACTTCACCTCCTGGTCATAACGCTGATTATTATTGCCCGACCGGTGCACACTGTGTATCTGAATCATGCCTTCCTGAATAGTAGATTATCTAATTGAATATCCTGTCTCCGTTTGCATTGTGCCTGCCTTTTcctgtttgcttttttttacctttccgtcttatcattatcattatagtCTATTGGTCAGACCTGTGCCAGTCCCACACTCGGCTGTTTGTCAGTAATTCAATTGCCACAGATAGTATGTGATTATAATGAAGGATGTTTGCAGTCGCTGGATTGAGTTTTCACATCTTACACCAGCAGCAGAAAGTTTGTACCTTAAAGTCATGATAGAAATGATTAAATTCAGTTAATTTATTAAGCATGATTAGACACTATTTGTTGTCCTTTTTATGCAAAGGGACTGTGCTTTATAAATTTG contains:
- the si:dkey-34e4.1 gene encoding carboxyl-terminal PDZ ligand of neuronal nitric oxide synthase protein isoform X1 — encoded protein: MPARNRYNLVDDLADSRIPLHNEEAYQHGIHFQAKYVGSLDVPRPNSRMEIVAAMRRIRYEFKAKNIKKKKVSIMVSVDGVKVVLRKKQKRKVWTWDESKMLIMHDPIYRIFYVSHDSQDLKIFSYIARDGSNNSFRCNVFKSKKKTQAMRIVRTVGQAFEVCHKISLEHVEQDADGQADGQTDTEGRELTGVDRGDTEESNIEGKQDEGPSESERAVSEILQSLAELSVVRPGQTIIDFDRGSVFTVMSQGATPSSPCSPLVTPLASQHYLQLLQQQLQQQQQHTQVAVAQVQLLKDQMAAETAARMEAQARVHQLLLQNRDLLQHITVLVQHLKELEAQSPKTPTAPGHTSTEHDGPTSNSTSIKPLSLNLKDHYSESLDQLISSMSSWPVSPGPMDSAESYLNLLNLCNSNKPEAALTGDPFIKTNGAADNKETSNEIVPYTSRNSTSTDEKCPIPKLDPPPPSVSRKRASRTLSPSSEAACGPLPLEVSANDDAPSRCSSLSFPDITPSPLSSGDFHSFNNGETSSCSTSEDSGVRSETKSLFSPLCDDDNLFGERMTFVTATSGCESPPEERRENTNSPSELKCHLDSEQSNMNDTCLHISFSDEELLESTQETTNGPQRG
- the si:dkey-34e4.1 gene encoding capon-like protein isoform X2 translates to MKVWTWDESKMLIMHDPIYRIFYVSHDSQDLKIFSYIARDGSNNSFRCNVFKSKKKTQAMRIVRTVGQAFEVCHKISLEHVEQDADGQADGQTDTEGRELTGVDRGDTEESNIEGKQDEGPSESERAVSEILQSLAELSVVRPGQTIIDFDRGSVFTVMSQGATPSSPCSPLVTPLASQHYLQLLQQQLQQQQQHTQVAVAQVQLLKDQMAAETAARMEAQARVHQLLLQNRDLLQHITVLVQHLKELEAQSPKTPTAPGHTSTEHDGPTSNSTSIKPLSLNLKDHYSESLDQLISSMSSWPVSPGPMDSAESYLNLLNLCNSNKPEAALTGDPFIKTNGAADNKETSNEIVPYTSRNSTSTDEKCPIPKLDPPPPSVSRKRASRTLSPSSEAACGPLPLEVSANDDAPSRCSSLSFPDITPSPLSSGDFHSFNNGETSSCSTSEDSGVRSETKSLFSPLCDDDNLFGERMTFVTATSGCESPPEERRENTNSPSELKCHLDSEQSNMNDTCLHISFSDEELLESTQETTNGPQRG